tgaggaaaccaattttgaaatttagggtttttgtagcaattttttaaaatttgagatttttgtatcaatttagtttaagatggaaTTCTAAtaaatcccaacatttgagtggggtttttgtaccacaaatttggtcaccttgaatttttatgactagttttgacaAATAAGAATCTTCAAAATAGTGTTTACACAACGATCTTTTCATAGTTAAAAGTCTAGAACGATCCTGTATTTGGTTATAAATACATAATTACCTAGGTATTTGTGTAAACacatattttgattttctttgcgtGTAAACACTAATTTGAAGATTGTGTGACAGGTAATCACTCAATTTTTAATGAAAATTACATTCGGTTttctttttttccaaaaatgtagGGGGCCAGTAGGACAGTGTAGATTCGCCCCTGGTTAAAAGTCATGAGCATAAACTATCCGTCTCATCAAAAGTAGATTTATTTAGTTTTAATTCTAAAAATCATTTTGAAATTGCTTAACTGATGGAATCTTATGCCAGCGGGGATTATAAGTATGGTCCATGAGGATATTATTGATTACAAGATACTGTGTGGGATAGTGTTTGATCTATGGAAATAAAGAGCAACATTTATATGTTCGGTGACAAACAAATCCTAAGATTTCACGAAAACATgccgaaaaaaaacaaaaaaaaagaaaacattcaCAAAAACATCATAAGAGATGCCACAGAAAGTGAAAATTACAAAACTGAATTTGGCTTTGCTCAAGATAAAATACCCCGATTCGTCAGTCTCCTTATGTATTAGTATTTAACAGAGGGAGCTTGTAATAACCAGATATCATGACTGACAACTGCCGTCGATGCAGCAGATATTAACAAGTATGATATAATCTGCAAAGTTAGccataaacaaacaaaaataagaaaaacagtcCCCTTGTAAAACTAGACCAGATATTCACATTCAACAATGTCTCCATTTCTAACCAgatctcaaaaaaaaattgataaatccAGTGGTGCGCTCATCAAACAGAGATTTTCCGGTGGTTAACTGATGATTTTGCGTGCAACTTGAAAACCTGTGTATACTGTGGAAATGATGTCAATGGCGAACATGTACCTGCACCTCGAAATTCCAAAACCCCGTGAGTCCATGATTGGCATGACACATATTAAGAGCAACCGATGTAATGAAATGAAAAAATATAAAGTACTTACAGAGTTTGAGTTTGTTTAAACTCACATACTTGGTCCTAAAGTTTAGGCTTGTTTTGAAGTCGGTCATTGGGTGTAGTCGGTCATTGAGTCCTGGTTTATAGGATACTCAATTGGAGACGGCTAATTTGATCCTAGTTTTTAGGAAACTCAATGTATAGGAGACCTAATAACTAGTATAAATAGCCTAttagagaaagtaaaaaaaacacaccaaaaaaattcttctagggtttagttTATATGTTATCTTCGACCataatatataaatctcttaTTTTTTCCTAGGATTCAACTTCGTTAAATTCTCGTCTCTTTTTTTTCCTAGTGTTCTTTGTAATATTTAGAGTATCACTGTGTAGCTGTGCAAATCGCTTCCGCATGGTTTTAGCCCAACACGAATGGGGAGATATAATAATGAAATGAAAACTGGATTTGATTTAGATAAGATTACTTGAGTTTTTCGTGATGATGAAGGTATCCAGTGAGCTTTATTATGATGATGAACAAAGATGATATTGAGAATACAAAAGCTGCAACAGCCAATATTAATCTTCCTTTCTTGGATAAATCTTTGTTCTTTGATCCTCTCACGTCGCCACTCTCGATGTCAGTCAGAGGGTTTGCAGTTACATGTTCTAATACTTCGACGGATAATTGTGCAAGTCTTTGTTGAAAATTTTCCATGGTAAAGGAGATGGACTCTATCTGAGGAAAATACGGAAGAGAGCGAGTTGATGTTTACTTAATGTCTGTATGGAAACAAATCAGTTTGAGAAATTAAAGTTCTTTGGCAAAATAAAAAAAGAGTATTTGTAATCGCATTTGCATTTGAAGGAATGCAAAATCTACCAACAAACCATTTGGCTTTTTTCTTGTAGCTTATTTCATCTCTTGGGGGTTTGGTTCTGCGGCTTCCGCcccttattttatgtttttcttttttttaatgaatAAATTTCCCTCTGGTCTTGTTCAAAATGGAAAAATAATGAACCAGTTGCCTTCTTCTTATGAGGACGTGCTAACAATGTCGCATTAAACTAAATAATACATATGTTGGACCACGCAATCCAAAAGTATGAATGCCCTGGACTGCATGCAATCGTAAGTGACTCGGATTTGTTGCCGGGCATCATAAAAACGAAGAAATAAGCCGCTGAATCAGGTTTATACTGGTCAACGGGTCAACATTTGATTAGTAACTACTGGAGTATAAGCTTATTACTTTTTCATGGAATTGAACGCTCTTGAACCCATGCAAGACACAGTCTTAACTCTAACTCAAAGAACAGTGGATTTCATACGAAAGCTATATAGGATCAATGGCTTGAATGACGCGTATTGGACTACACTCTAGAGTACTAGGAGTGTTTTCGTTTTCTCATACAGAGAGGGAGGGTGACTGCTGATTGCTGAAATAATTACCAGCCTATTTTTAGTTATTACCGATGCAAAAGACTTTGGGTCAAAGCTACAAACTAGTGAAATGCATGCATGGGACATATTTATGGTTAGAACAATTCATTACCCCGCAAATTTTTCTTATCCCAGCATTCAAATCCATTCCAACATTTTCTCAAAAACTAATCTTGTATTTTCTCTCTTTGCAactcaattcttcttctttctttccctTTTCTCTGTAATCCAATCAACCAAGAAAATACAGCTAAGCCAAAAAAAATGGAGAGCTTTAACTTTGATGAGTCTAGCTGGGTGCATGCACACATGAGGGTCAGGGCCTAGTTGCTAGTACTACAGGTGATCGTGCTGCACACAAAATCGATAGGATATATTATTCAACTGGATAATTGAAGGTTAGAAAAACAGGATGGTTAGTTTTCAGTGTCAAGACAGTAAAGGAATATTCGAGGATGCTACCTTTCCTTTTCTACAACTGCAGATAGGCATTGCTATTTTGCTCACGGGAATCTTCAACGTCCTTCTTGGTCATTTGGACCAAATTAAATATGTTTCATCAGCCTTTGTAAGGATTccttgttttgatttttctttttttatcggCTAAAATTCAAACAAATTCTAGTATATGAATTTACCTCTTTTGCTTACACGAATGAGGCTTGTTTCAGGCTGGTATTGCGGTAGGGATCATAGGTCCATTCTTGGGTAGCACGAAATATTTTCAAGCGATAGCGGAGAATTCAGAATGGCTTGGCTTAGTCGAACTTATTTCATTTATTACGTTGACGTGCTTCTCATTCCTTGTTGGAGTGAAAACAGACATGAATATGGTGGTGAATGCAAGAAAAACAACTTACATCATAGGCTTTTCTACTTTCATTTTCCCTCTACTCGTCAATGCAGTTCTGAGTGTCGTGATCATGAAAACCATTACGATGGAAAATGAACTGAGCGATTCTCTCAAATTCATTTCACTGGCGGTATCTACCACTTCTTTCTATGATACGGCTTGTGCCGTCAATGACATGAACCTCCTCAACTCAGAGATAGGTCGTCTAGCCTTGGCCATTTCGATAATCACCGGGTTGTTCAGTTGGGGGTTCGCTTTTGGACTCACCTTAATAGCTGAATTCATGGCAATGAAGCGAAAATTACTGATAATTTCAGTGATAAGTAAATTTGCCTTGTTGATATTCGTCCTATTCATTGTACGTCCAGTAGTTTCGTGGATGAATAGAAAAACTCCAGAAGGAAAAACATTGAGGGAGGGTTATGTTTCCGTGATCATTAGCACTGTCTTGGGAGTTGCATTTTACAGCGAGTTCGTTGGGCAACACGGGATGTTCGGACCACTTATGCTTGGACTGGTGGTACCTGTTGGGACTCCTGTGGGAATAGCTGTTCAAAAAAAGCTCGACTGCTTCGTTACCTATGTGCTCATGCCAACTATTTACATTGTAGCAGGTTATAAAGTACAAAAGTTCGAATCCAAGTTAAGGAATTGGGTAATTGTGGAGTTTATGATATTCTTTGCTTGTTTTTCGAAGATTATTGCAGTAATGTTGTCTTCACTCTACTGCCAGTTTCCTATTCAAGACTCCTTCTTGCTCGGTCTCATATTAAACTGTGCTGGCATATTTTACCTCATATTTTGTATTTCAATGGATAGAGAGAAGGTAATAAGTCGTTTCCTTACTTGAAATTCTTGATATGGTTGGTATTTCCCGGCATATAGTAATTAATTATACCACTCTAATGTATTAACCTTTGGTTCCATGCAGtttatcgaccaaccaacttacACGTACATGCTTCTCACAAGTATTTTGATAACGATGGTATGCACACCTATAGTGAAATTTTTTTATGATCCTTCGAGTAGGTACACAAGCTACAAGAGACAAACTATTCAGAACTCTTCTGTCAAGGAAGAGCTTCGAATACTTGCTTGTGTTTACAACCAAGAAAACGTTCCAAGCATCCTCAACTTCCTTGAAGCAACTAATCCAAAAAAGATAGCACTGTGTGCATCTATATCTTGCACCTCGTTGAGCTGATTGGACGCGCAGCTTCCGTCCTCGTTAGacataaacaaaagaaaaagaaaattacacgCAGTCAAAGCCGTAATACATCAGAAAAAATTATCAATGCCTTCAATCACTTTGCAGAACAGAACCCAGGCTTCTCAATTGGGCAAGCTTACACTGCAGTATCACCGATCGAGGGCATGCATAATGATGTGTGTCACGTAGCAATGGAAACCAGGACACATCTGTTGGTCATACCCTTTGGTGAGTTAGCTGAACATCCTTTTCGCGCAATCAACCAAAGTGTTTTGCATGAGGCACCTTGCTCAGTGGGGATACTCGTTGACCACATAGATGGGGTGAAACCTGTTGTTGATGCTTCCATAAGCAGTTGCCACAGTGTTGCCATGATTTTCATAGGAGGACCCGATGATCGAGAAGCATTAGCATATGGTATGAGAATGGCCGATGATAATCCCAACTTAAAGCTCTCGGTTTTTAGATTCACACATACAAAATTACGTGatgataaaaatactaaaaaagaTGACGAATTGATTAATGAGTTGTGGCAAACAATCGAGAACACCGTAAATATTGAGTACATTGAAGAAGCACTAACAGATTGTGCAGATACAGCAAGTAGAATCAAATCCCTGGAAGAGACTTACGACTTCATATTGGTCGGAAGAAGACATGAAGATGATTCGCCAATTTTGCATGGACTCGATGAATGGTGCGTCTACAAAGAACTTGGTGTGGTTGGAGATCTTTTTGCGACATCTAGTTTTCAAGGGGGATTTTCTCTTTTGGTAATGCAACAATAGGTCTTTAGTTAAATTAGTACAAATTCTTTGTCGATACAAGACGAGCATAATGTAGTACAGTCGTTTGCACTTTTGATTTTGACGTCGGATGTAAATGGTTCTAGGTAGGTATGTACAACGCAAGTTGCAGTTAGGTCAATTTTTTATCTTATAGATTTTTTCTTCAAAGATGAAAACAATAAGTTAAACCCGACATTTAACTATTCCAATGCTCATTTCTATCCCCTAATTACACCAACCAAACTATAGATTTTACCGTTGCCAATGTACACTACAACTGCATCAGTCCCTCTACACTACGATATATCATGCGATCATTGTCATTGTCACTATCGACCGGAATCCTCTAACACTCCCAACATAATACTACAAAAATGAACTGTTCCCTATGGACAAGTCATGTGTCTCTTTGCATATAGTAGAGAGGAAGGAGTTTACGTTGTGCACACAATGGCAAGACACTCCGAGGTCACTCCGAGGTCCAAAATTTGTCTTGATATTTTTCGGAATAAGACCGTCTGTAAAAAATGTGTGCACACAGCGAAAACATAAAGACGGATCCAGGGATTAATTAATGAGTTAAGTACAAACCGGAATCGAGTGTCACGTACAATAGTGACCTAGTCACCTTAAGAGATTGTATAAGATTTAATTGCAATAGTCAAAGCTACAAACTAGTGAAATGAATGGGATACTTATGGTTAAATTAATATACATCCCCGCAAATCATTCTTGTCCCAGTAATCAAATCCGTTCCTACATTTTTACTTTGACTTTGAAacccctttttttttgtttttttttttttttttgtttactgtTCTTATTTTTATCTAATTCAACCATATTGAAAAGCAATCAAGTGAGAGCAAATGGTGAAATTCATAGTAAATAACTTTTAATGAGTCTGGGTAGCACGAGGTAAGGGCCTAGTTACAAAACGTTATTCTAGCGCTCGGTacgcagaaacaaaaaaaatattgaaccAGGTTGAAGGTTAGGAAAGCAGGATGAATGATTTCGGATGCCAGAAGCCTACCAAAGAAATGTTTGAGCATGGTTCCTTTTCTTTTGAAATGTTGCAGATTGGCCTTTGTATTTTCTTCATCGGAACCTTcaactttttccttcgtcaattGGACCAGATTAAATATGTTTCATCAGTCTTTGTAATGATTTCTTATTCTGTCATCAAAATGGTATCAATTTATGTAACTCAGATAGTATTTGAAATGTCTTTTGCATGTTTCAGGCTGGTATCGTGATAGGCCCGGTTGTCCTGGGAAGTACAAAAACATTACAAGACCTGTTTCGCGATTCAGGAGGGATGGGCTTAATGGAACTTATCTCCTTCATTGGGTTAGTTTTTTTCAATTTCCTTGTTGGAGTGAAGACGGACATGGATATGATTACGAAAGCAAGTACATCAACTATGGTCATAGGCTGCTGTACTTTCCTCATCCCTTTACTTTTTAATACAGCTATTTTAGCCATTATAAGAAAAACTGTCACGATGGGACAGAATATGAGCGATTCTCTCGGATTCGTTCAACTGACACTATCTTGCTCGTCCTTCTATGATACTGCTTGTGCTGTTGCTGACTTGAACCTCCTCAACTCGGAGATTGGTCGTCTAGGCCTGGCCATTTCGATAATCACTGGATTGAGCAAttggttttttgatttttcacacACCTTATATTTAGAAGCCACTCATTTGAAGCAAAGGACGTTGTTATTGTCGTGGATAAGTAAAATTTTCATTATAACTGCCATTTTATTCATTTTACGGCCAGTGATGTCGTGGATGAATAGAAGTACTCCAGAAGGAAGAACTTTGAAGGAAGGTCAtgtttctttcatccttcttagcGTTATGGAATTTCATTTTTTAGTCAGTTCATTGGCATAGATCCTTCTCTTGGACCACTTATGATTGGGCTAACGGTACCTGTTGGGTCACCTATAGCAGAAGCTGTTCAGAAAAAGCTCGAGTGCTTCGACACCTTTGTGCTCTTGCCGCCATCTTACATAATAGCAGGTTATCGCGTACAGCCATTCAAAGTCATTTGGGAAAGTTTTGTAGTTGTGGAGATAATGATGTTGCTTGCTTACTCTGCA
The nucleotide sequence above comes from Papaver somniferum cultivar HN1 unplaced genomic scaffold, ASM357369v1 unplaced-scaffold_115, whole genome shotgun sequence. Encoded proteins:
- the LOC113329062 gene encoding cation/H(+) symporter 13-like, with translation METRTHLLVIPFGELAEHPFRAINQSVLHEAPCSVGILVDHIDGVKPVVDASISSCHSVAMIFIGGPDDREALAYGMRMADDNPNLKLSVFRFTHTKLRDDKNTKKDDELINELWQTIENTVNIEYIEEALTDCADTASRIKSLEETYDFILVGRRHEDDSPILHGLDEWCVYKELGVVGDLFATSSFQGGFSLLVMQQ
- the LOC113329061 gene encoding cation/H(+) antiporter 15-like — its product is MVSFQCQDSKGIFEDATFPFLQLQIGIAILLTGIFNVLLGHLDQIKYVSSAFAGIAVGIIGPFLGSTKYFQAIAENSEWLGLVELISFITLTCFSFLVGVKTDMNMVVNARKTTYIIGFSTFIFPLLVNAVLSVVIMKTITMENELSDSLKFISLAVSTTSFYDTACAVNDMNLLNSEIGRLALAISIITGLFSWGFAFGLTLIAEFMAMKRKLLIISVISKFALLIFVLFIVRPVVSWMNRKTPEGKTLREGYVSVIISTVLGVAFYSEFVGQHGMFGPLMLGLVVPVGTPVGIAVQKKLDCFVTYVLMPTIYIVAGYKVQKFESKLRNWVIVEFMIFFACFSKIIAVMLSSLYCQFPIQDSFLLGLILNCAGIFYLIFCISMDREKFIDQPTYTYMLLTSILITMVCTPIVKFFYDPSSRYTSYKRQTIQNSSVKEELRILACVYNQENVPSILNFLEATNPKKIALCASISCTSLS